One region of Actinomycetota bacterium genomic DNA includes:
- a CDS encoding type II secretion system F family protein — protein sequence MTGTLLVLAWVAVVARVAWPHRPAPARARAMVEAARREGPTARRPGDRRGPVEALGWWALGWAGRSPTPEGARRLGTALVAALLCLAVVPPAAVPAALVAWALPATRARRAERRRLAALAADLPDVVDLLVLGVSSGLTVHLAVARVAARAPGPLAEELARVMHEVGLGRRLSDALDDLPVRAGEPMRPVVAALVASERYGAPLVAGLERLADEVRRDRRRRAEEAARKVPVKLLFPLVLCTLPAFGLLTVAPLVASAVRSLHL from the coding sequence GTGACCGGCACCCTTCTGGTCCTGGCCTGGGTGGCGGTCGTGGCCCGCGTGGCCTGGCCCCACCGGCCCGCTCCCGCCCGGGCTCGTGCCATGGTGGAAGCCGCGCGTCGAGAGGGCCCGACGGCGAGGAGGCCCGGTGATCGGCGCGGGCCGGTCGAGGCCCTGGGGTGGTGGGCGCTGGGGTGGGCCGGGCGTTCCCCGACACCCGAGGGCGCGCGCCGGTTGGGGACCGCCCTGGTGGCCGCACTGTTGTGTTTGGCCGTCGTCCCTCCGGCGGCCGTCCCGGCCGCGCTCGTGGCCTGGGCCCTGCCCGCGACCCGCGCCCGCCGAGCCGAACGTCGCCGGTTGGCGGCCCTGGCTGCCGACCTGCCCGACGTCGTCGACCTCCTCGTCCTGGGGGTGAGCTCGGGCCTTACCGTCCACCTGGCGGTGGCCCGGGTGGCCGCTCGCGCCCCTGGCCCCCTGGCCGAGGAGCTGGCCCGGGTGATGCACGAGGTGGGCCTCGGCCGTCGCCTGTCCGACGCCCTCGACGACCTGCCGGTCCGCGCCGGTGAGCCGATGAGGCCGGTGGTGGCCGCCCTGGTGGCCTCCGAGCGCTATGGCGCCCCCCTGGTGGCCGGTCTCGAACGGCTGGCCGACGAGGTCCGTCGCGATCGCCGGCGCCGGGCCGAGGAGGCCGCTCGCAAGGTCCCCGTCAAGCTCCTCTTCCCCCTGGTGCTGTGCACGTTGCCGGCGTTCGGCCTGCTGACGGTCGCACCGCTGGTGGCCAGCGCGGTGCGTTCGCTGCACCTGTGA
- a CDS encoding type II secretion system F family protein — translation MSWLAAALVLVTAMAARQAVRATRAQAGRRRMRAHAGPHDGRGLALLALPAPPWLERWLERAGSERPASSVWSVWVVCGAAGPALALAVAGAAVAVLVAACAVVIPVVVLHTRRHRGGARLEEGLPGALEAMARSLRSGAGLRQAVGEAAVATAGPLGRELGRVARQAGQGASLVEALEGLAARHPMPGCRLAVAALCLGVETGGAQARAVDGVAATLRDRLAVTAEVKALASQARVSAMVIGLAPLAFGAFAVTTDPRTGDFLFNTPVGIALLTTGVVLDGLGWLWMQRLTRVAL, via the coding sequence GTGAGCTGGCTTGCGGCCGCCCTGGTCCTCGTTACCGCTATGGCGGCGCGCCAGGCTGTCCGGGCCACCCGGGCCCAGGCCGGCCGCCGCCGTATGCGGGCCCACGCCGGTCCCCACGACGGTCGGGGCCTGGCCCTGCTCGCCCTTCCGGCGCCCCCGTGGTTGGAGCGCTGGCTGGAGCGGGCTGGGTCCGAGCGCCCCGCGTCCAGCGTCTGGTCGGTGTGGGTCGTCTGCGGGGCCGCCGGCCCTGCCCTGGCCCTGGCCGTGGCGGGCGCTGCCGTGGCCGTACTGGTAGCGGCCTGCGCCGTCGTCATACCGGTGGTCGTGCTGCACACGCGCCGCCATCGCGGTGGTGCCCGGCTGGAGGAGGGCCTGCCTGGGGCACTGGAAGCCATGGCCAGATCGCTGCGGTCGGGCGCCGGCCTGCGCCAGGCCGTGGGCGAGGCCGCGGTGGCCACTGCGGGCCCACTCGGGAGAGAGCTGGGCCGCGTGGCCCGCCAGGCCGGCCAGGGAGCCAGCTTGGTCGAGGCCCTCGAGGGGCTCGCAGCCCGCCACCCCATGCCCGGGTGCCGCCTGGCGGTGGCCGCCCTCTGTCTGGGAGTGGAGACCGGAGGCGCCCAGGCCCGGGCCGTCGACGGGGTGGCCGCCACCCTCCGGGACCGCCTGGCCGTCACCGCCGAGGTCAAGGCCTTGGCTTCTCAGGCCCGGGTGTCGGCCATGGTCATCGGGCTGGCACCACTGGCCTTCGGGGCCTTCGCCGTCACTACCGATCCCCGTACCGGCGACTTCCTGTTCAACACCCCGGTCGGCATCGCCCTTCTGACCACCGGCGTCGTCCTCGACGGTCTGGGGTGGCTGTGGATGCAGCGCCTGACTCGCGTGGCGCTGTGA
- a CDS encoding CpaF family protein, whose protein sequence is MREGSTTARVHARLLESGGEGDLSRRVEALVGEEAPLLAPRQRARMVGEVLAAVEGMGPLQPLLADPAVTDIMVNGPGPGRVWVERSGVLRRVPLDLAASTIEHLIEKVVAPLGLRADRGSPLVDARLPDGSRVNAVVPPLAVDGPCLTIRRFGARTLAVEAFAPPPVAALLTWAVVARLNVLVSGGTGAGKTTLLNALGAHIPPGERVVTVEDAAELRLPGDHVVRLEARPANAEGAGEVRVRELVRNALRMRPDRILVGEVRGPEALDMLQAMNTGHEGSLSTCHANSPADALRRVETMVLMGDLNLPLASVRAQIRSAVDLVVQVSRRPDGARRVTAVAEVEPVGPAPSGGADGSPGDRLWAPGPDGDGTRLLAGPDAVVSLPSRGPRVPWAPPADPAWCSP, encoded by the coding sequence ATGAGAGAGGGGTCGACGACGGCCCGGGTCCACGCCCGGCTGCTCGAGAGCGGCGGGGAGGGTGACCTGTCCAGGCGGGTGGAGGCGCTCGTGGGCGAGGAGGCCCCGCTCCTGGCACCCCGCCAGCGGGCTCGGATGGTCGGTGAGGTGCTGGCCGCCGTCGAGGGGATGGGCCCCCTGCAACCCCTGCTGGCCGACCCCGCGGTCACCGACATCATGGTCAACGGCCCCGGTCCCGGCCGGGTGTGGGTCGAACGATCGGGAGTCCTCAGGCGTGTGCCCCTCGACCTGGCGGCTTCGACGATCGAGCACCTCATAGAGAAGGTGGTGGCGCCCCTCGGGCTACGAGCCGACCGGGGCAGCCCGCTGGTCGACGCCCGACTGCCCGACGGCTCCCGGGTCAACGCCGTGGTCCCCCCGCTGGCCGTCGACGGGCCCTGCCTCACGATCCGCCGATTCGGCGCCCGCACGCTGGCGGTTGAGGCGTTCGCCCCCCCGCCCGTGGCCGCCCTACTGACGTGGGCGGTCGTCGCCCGGCTCAACGTGCTGGTCTCGGGGGGGACCGGGGCGGGCAAGACCACCCTCCTCAATGCCCTGGGCGCCCACATCCCACCGGGCGAGCGGGTGGTCACGGTCGAGGACGCGGCCGAGCTGCGCCTCCCGGGAGACCACGTCGTCCGCCTCGAGGCCCGGCCCGCCAACGCCGAGGGGGCGGGCGAGGTCAGGGTGCGCGAGCTGGTCCGCAACGCCTTGCGCATGAGACCCGACCGCATCCTGGTGGGGGAGGTGAGAGGGCCGGAGGCCCTCGACATGCTCCAAGCCATGAACACCGGCCACGAGGGGTCACTCTCGACATGCCACGCCAACAGCCCGGCCGACGCTCTGCGGCGCGTCGAGACCATGGTGCTCATGGGCGACCTCAACCTCCCCCTGGCTTCGGTACGCGCCCAGATCCGCTCCGCCGTCGACCTCGTGGTCCAGGTGAGCCGGCGCCCCGACGGTGCCCGGCGGGTCACGGCCGTCGCGGAGGTGGAGCCGGTGGGGCCCGCGCCGAGCGGCGGGGCCGACGGCTCCCCCGGCGACCGCCTATGGGCGCCCGGGCCCGACGGCGACGGCACCCGGCTCCTGGCCGGTCCCGACGCGGTCGTCTCCCTGCCCTCGAGGGGCCCGAGGGTGCCGTGGGCGCCCCCCGCCGACCCCGCGTGGTGCTCGCCGTGA